A region of Deltaproteobacteria bacterium DNA encodes the following proteins:
- a CDS encoding pyridoxamine 5'-phosphate oxidase family protein, with protein MDTIDKTRPHTVTSLEGLGRIYASPLPAVATKETDHITEVGRAFISASPFLILATSDGDKIDCSPKGDAPGFVQLLDDRTLLIPDRPGNNRTDGMKNLLSNPKVGIIFMVPGSNETYRVNGTATISTEPDLLSRFEVRGKLPRVVMVVSVETAFNHCPKALVRAKLWEADGRPTGAPTHGDFAAAR; from the coding sequence ATGGATACCATCGACAAGACCCGCCCGCACACCGTCACATCACTGGAAGGTCTCGGCCGGATCTACGCCAGCCCGCTGCCCGCCGTCGCTACCAAGGAAACCGACCATATCACCGAAGTCGGGCGCGCCTTCATCTCGGCGTCGCCGTTCCTGATCCTGGCGACGTCGGACGGGGACAAGATCGATTGTTCGCCCAAGGGCGACGCACCGGGCTTCGTTCAGCTTCTCGACGACCGCACCCTGCTGATCCCCGACCGGCCGGGCAACAACCGCACCGACGGCATGAAGAACCTGCTCAGCAACCCGAAGGTCGGCATTATATTCATGGTGCCGGGATCGAACGAGACCTACCGCGTCAACGGCACGGCGACAATCAGCACCGAGCCCGATCTGCTGAGCCGCTTCGAGGTGCGCGGCAAGCTGCCTCGCGTCGTCATGGTCGTCTCGGTCGAAACCGCGTTCAACCACTGCCCCAAGGCGCTGGTGCGGGCGAAGCTGTGGGAGGCCGACGGACGGCCGACCGGCGCGCCGACCCATGGCGACTTCGCCGCCGCCCGCG
- a CDS encoding hemolysin family protein has translation MFESLWLGATVILLLILANGFFAAAEIAVIATRRTRIDQVQGKAKGKGRRAAAALGRLKDEPDRFLATVQIGITFVGTLASAIGGAGAIQVLTPQIQSLPLPYAETWGNYAAILIVVLPIAYLSLVLGELVPKSLALRFSERIAFWVALPIDAISRCTSFLVAFLTRSSNVVLRLFGGRETGSASFISEEEVKSIIREGTAKGIFDETEKELIHSVFDFADTPVRAVMVPRTEIHAIDVESEPDDVLRNFVESGFSRLPVYENELDQILGIAYNKDILRAMQANEAIDLRNMLHPPFFVPSSLPISQLLKDLQRRRMALALVVNEYGEVEGLASLEDIIEEIVGEIRDEYDAEERGPVERLPDGSLVVSGSALLKDLQSDYDLPFEESVDYHTLAGFVLAKLKRIPRGGEKIETDGHRLTIADMEGRRIIKIRVEENRRVNGGVA, from the coding sequence ATGTTCGAGAGTTTATGGTTGGGCGCCACGGTCATCCTGCTGTTGATCCTGGCCAACGGCTTCTTCGCCGCCGCGGAGATCGCCGTGATCGCCACGCGCAGGACGCGCATCGATCAGGTGCAGGGCAAGGCCAAGGGCAAGGGCAGGCGCGCCGCCGCGGCCCTGGGCCGGCTCAAGGACGAGCCCGACCGGTTCCTGGCCACGGTGCAGATCGGCATCACTTTCGTCGGCACCCTGGCCTCCGCCATCGGCGGCGCCGGCGCGATCCAGGTCCTCACGCCGCAAATCCAGTCGCTGCCGCTACCCTACGCCGAAACCTGGGGCAACTACGCCGCCATCCTCATCGTGGTTTTGCCCATCGCCTACCTGAGCCTGGTGCTGGGCGAACTGGTCCCCAAGTCCCTGGCGCTGCGCTTTTCCGAGCGCATCGCGTTCTGGGTGGCGCTTCCCATCGACGCCATCTCCAGGTGCACGTCGTTCCTCGTGGCGTTCCTCACCCGCTCCAGCAACGTGGTCCTGCGGCTGTTCGGCGGCAGGGAGACCGGTTCCGCGAGCTTCATTTCCGAGGAGGAGGTCAAGTCGATCATCCGCGAAGGTACCGCCAAGGGGATCTTCGACGAGACCGAGAAGGAGCTGATCCACAGCGTCTTCGACTTCGCCGACACGCCGGTCAGGGCCGTCATGGTGCCGCGCACCGAGATCCACGCCATCGACGTCGAGTCCGAGCCGGACGACGTGCTGCGGAACTTCGTCGAAAGCGGCTTCTCGCGGCTGCCGGTGTACGAGAACGAGCTGGACCAGATCCTGGGCATCGCCTACAACAAGGACATCCTGCGGGCCATGCAGGCCAATGAGGCCATCGACCTGCGCAACATGCTGCACCCGCCCTTCTTCGTGCCCAGCTCCCTGCCCATCAGCCAGCTCCTGAAAGACCTGCAGCGCCGGCGCATGGCCCTGGCCCTGGTGGTGAACGAGTACGGCGAGGTGGAAGGGCTGGCCAGCCTGGAGGACATCATCGAGGAGATCGTCGGCGAGATCCGCGACGAGTACGACGCCGAGGAGCGCGGGCCGGTGGAGCGCCTCCCCGACGGCTCCCTGGTGGTGTCGGGCTCCGCCCTGCTGAAGGACCTGCAGTCCGACTACGACCTGCCCTTCGAGGAATCGGTGGACTACCACACCCTCGCGGGTTTCGTGCTGGCCAAGCTGAAGCGCATACCCCGCGGCGGCGAGAAGATCGAAACCGACGGCCACCGCCTCACCATCGCCGACATGGAAGGCCGCCGCATCATCAAGATCCGGGTGGAGGAGAACCGCCGGGTGAACGGCGGCGTGGCGTAG
- the cofG gene encoding 7,8-didemethyl-8-hydroxy-5-deazariboflavin synthase CofG: protein MTTRQVPRLLQECLDGGSLAPGDALLLSGVEGDEFTALLRAAAELRDRHKGRTVTFSPKVFIPLTNLCRDFCGYCTFRKAPGEDGARTLSLDEVLETVRQAKAMGCTEVLFSLGDKPEAIYPEMREFLRRAGYRRTLEYLYEACRVVLEETGLLPHANPGLMARADLERLRRVNASMGLMLENVSERLMEPGGAHADAPDKKPAARLRTLAEAGRLGIPFTTGILIGIGETWEERIASLYAIRELHERYGHIQEVIVQNFRVKPEIPMRDRPHADYDDEAGTIALARLILGGDMNIQAPPNLTPECYEWYLNAGINDWGGVSPVTRDFINPEAPWPELVELAERTAAAGFVLRPRLPIYPEYIARAERFIAPELIPFIERLCGEDGLAALGGHHEPHRSDVRL, encoded by the coding sequence ATGACGACTCGCCAAGTCCCACGACTGCTGCAGGAATGTCTCGACGGGGGTTCCTTGGCGCCGGGCGACGCCCTCCTGCTTTCCGGTGTCGAGGGAGATGAGTTCACGGCGCTGCTTCGAGCGGCCGCCGAGTTGCGCGACCGCCACAAGGGGCGCACCGTCACCTTCTCCCCCAAGGTCTTCATCCCGCTCACCAACCTGTGTCGCGACTTCTGCGGCTACTGCACGTTCCGCAAGGCGCCCGGAGAAGACGGCGCCAGGACCTTGTCCTTGGACGAGGTGCTGGAGACGGTGCGGCAGGCCAAGGCGATGGGCTGCACCGAGGTGCTGTTCAGCCTGGGGGACAAGCCCGAGGCCATCTACCCGGAGATGCGGGAGTTCCTCCGTCGGGCGGGCTACCGCCGGACGCTGGAGTACCTGTACGAAGCCTGTCGCGTGGTGCTGGAGGAGACCGGGCTCCTGCCCCACGCCAACCCCGGGCTCATGGCGCGCGCCGACCTGGAGCGGCTCCGCCGGGTGAACGCGAGCATGGGGCTCATGCTGGAGAACGTCAGCGAGCGGCTCATGGAGCCGGGCGGCGCGCATGCCGACGCGCCGGACAAGAAGCCGGCGGCCCGGCTGCGGACTTTGGCCGAGGCCGGGCGGCTGGGCATCCCGTTCACCACCGGCATCCTCATCGGCATCGGCGAGACCTGGGAGGAGCGCATCGCGTCGCTCTACGCCATCCGGGAACTGCATGAACGTTATGGCCACATCCAGGAAGTGATCGTGCAGAACTTCCGCGTGAAGCCCGAAATCCCCATGCGCGACCGACCGCACGCGGACTACGACGACGAGGCCGGGACCATCGCCCTGGCGCGGCTGATCCTGGGCGGCGACATGAACATCCAGGCGCCGCCCAACCTGACGCCGGAGTGTTACGAGTGGTACCTGAACGCGGGCATCAACGATTGGGGCGGCGTGTCCCCGGTGACCCGCGATTTCATCAACCCGGAGGCCCCCTGGCCCGAGCTGGTGGAACTGGCGGAGCGCACCGCGGCCGCGGGTTTCGTCCTGCGGCCCCGGCTTCCCATTTACCCGGAATACATCGCCCGGGCGGAGCGGTTCATCGCGCCCGAGCTGATCCCTTTCATCGAGAGGTTGTGCGGCGAGGACGGCCTCGCCGCTCTCGGAGGACACCATGAGCCACATCGAAGCGATGTTCGACTATGA